The following are from one region of the Mixophyes fleayi isolate aMixFle1 chromosome 7, aMixFle1.hap1, whole genome shotgun sequence genome:
- the LOC142097143 gene encoding ras-related protein Rab-35-like: protein MASKDYDHLFKLLLIGDSGVGKSSLLLRFSDNSFSGSYITTIGVDFKIRTLVLDGERVKLQIWDTAGQERFRTITSTYYRNTHGVIVVYDVTNPESFVNVKRWLHEITQNCDSVCTVLVGNKDDDPSRKRVEAADAKRFSDQMGVRLYETSAKENRNVEEMFLSVTRLVLRMKKESQARLRPSEVVTISKTKKKPHVKRCC from the exons ATGGCTTCCAAGGATTATGACCATTTATTCAAACTTCTACTTATTGGAGATTCGG GTGTGGGGAAAAGCAGTTTGTTACTGAGATTTTCAGACAATTCGTTCTCTG GTAGTTACATAACCACAATTGGAGTTGACTTTAAGATTCGAACTCTGGTTCTGGATGGAGAACGAGTGAAACTCCAGATCTGGGACACTGCGGGTCAGGAGCGGTTCCGGACTATAACATCAAC GTATTACCGGAACACACATGGCGTGATTGTGGTTTATGATGTCACCAACCCAGAATCCTTTGTAAATGTGAAGCGATGGCTGCATGAGATCACCCAGAACTGTGACAGTGTGTGCACTGTGCTCG TGGGTAATAAAGACGATGACCCTTCTCGAAAACGTGTGGAAGCTGCTGATGCTAAAAGGTTCAGTGATCAGATGGGAGTCAGACTGTACGAGACGAGTGCAAAGGAGAATCGCAACGTAGAGGAG ATGTTCCTGTCTGTGACACGTCTGGTCCTGAGGATGAAGAAAGAGAGCCAGGCCAGGCTGCGGCCTAGTGAGGTGGTGACCATCAGTAAGACCAAGAAGAAGCCGCATGTGAAGCGATGTTGCTGA